DNA from Oncorhynchus masou masou isolate Uvic2021 chromosome 5, UVic_Omas_1.1, whole genome shotgun sequence:
CTAAATGCCTTTCTTGCTTAATGGTTCCCCCAAATCTTTTATTGCATTCTATTCATTCTGGCTTTCgcaggctacctgagacatgaaaccaaTAGCTGGGAGGGCAGACAGGCTGggctgagacatgaaacagagaggtggacttgttccacattttgttatgttacaggcttattctaaaatgaattaaataaatgtttttccatcaatcaggggcggcaggtaccctagtgtttagagcgttgtgccagtatcCGAAAGTTTTCTTGATCgaatccccaaactgacaaggtagaaaaactgtcgttctgcccctgaacaaggcagttaaccaacccactgttcctaggccgtcattgtaattaagaatttgtttttaactgacttgccttgttaaataaaggttaaatatccataatgacaaagtgaaaaaatggTTTTAGATTTTTATGCatttttttataataaaaaaaacacagaaataccttatgtacataagtattcagaccctttggtatgAAACTCAGAATTGAGCtccagtgcatcctgtttccattgatcatccttgagatgtttctacaacttgattggagtcctcgATTTGACTGATATCTTGTTTAATGAGTTTTTGTAAACAAACTGTACAGTTGGAAAACCTGGTTAAAACAAATGTATCTTATGGATGGTGAGGAACCCTAACCCAATCtacttacctcatccccatattgtttttatttactttgctgctcttttgcacaccagtatcactactttacacaccatcatctgctcatctatcactccagtgttaatctgctaaattgtaattactttgctactatggcctatttattgccttaccacctcatgccatttacacacactgtatatagacttttttatattttttatattgtgttattgactgtgcgcgtgtttattccacgtgtaactctgtgtttctGTCGCGCTGCTGTCAGTGgttctggataagagcctctgctaaattacaaaaaaaaatttttttaagtGTCATGGCggccattttgttgttgtttgacaAGGTTTTGCTCCTGTTTTTAAAATAGTactcactggtgttaatcagatctccAGTCTCGTCCTCTTTCACTCTGGAAGCTTCTTCATCGCCTTTCACTGTGAcgtccttctcttcctcctcttctttcacgaCAATATTAAGCCACAGACCCTGTTTCTCGGTCCAGCAGACGTCCTCTTCTTTAGCAGGCGGGGAGTCCCTTGGTGAGCTCATGGTCAGggattttagctagctagttagcataagcGACTAGCCTTgtgctaagttagctagctaactaacaacgTAAATACGGGGTGGGGGAATTGGTTGACTAGTAGCTACGACAGACGTGTGTTTAAAACACATTGACTAATATACACCGAAAACGTCTAAAGAGCTCCAACGTTTCGGCTATGTTGGCTAGCAAGATACCGAGgtggctgattagctgttgttgaagAAGCGTCCCGTCCACTACATTTAATGCCACGTCACACTCCGGCAGCATCGCCTGTAAAACGCATATCGCCATCTGCAGACTGGAGTGGGACGGGTAATGCAGTTTAAGGAAATATTTCATTTAAATTTTCATGTTGTTCTTTTGATCAATAACATGTAATATTTTAAGAATTAGATAGCTGATTTTTTCAAGATAGAAAGCTGATTTGTTAGATGTGAACAGACCCCCAAGATATCTGAAATGGTCtgctacatggtgtaacaatacattgTAAAACATCCTACTGCTCCtgcatggtgtaacaatacatcatgtagatgtatataatgaacagactaggtctatactgctcctacatggtgtaacaatacatcatgtagatgtatataatgaacagactaggtctatactgctcctacatggtgtaacaatacatcatgtagatgtatataatgaacagactaggtctatactgctcctaacaatacatcatgtacagGTGTAACAATACATAATGTATAtaaacagactaggtctatactgctcctacatggtgtaacaatacatcatgtagatgtatataatgaacagactaggtctatactgctcctacatggtgtaacaatacatcatgtagatgtatataatgaacagactaggtctatactgctcctacatggtgtaacaatacatacAGCCACTGCAAAATTAtcagtttctctggttttacCATTTCTAAGTATGTGTTTGGGTCAAattaacatttttgttttattatattaactactgacaacatttctcccaaataaaaatattctcatttagagcatttatttgcagacAATGACAACTCGAATAAGGCAAAGAAAATAAGTTCATATTAATTTTAAACAACACAGTAATAATGTTTTCACTTAGGAAGAGTTTGGAAATCAATGTTTGGTGGAATAATACTGATATTCAATCACAGCTTACATGCGTCTTGgctctccaccagtctttcacatGTTGTTGGGTGCCTTTATGCCACTCCTGGCGCAAAGATTCAAGCAGCTCGGCTTTGTTTGATGGCGTGtgaccatccatcttcctcttgatcacattccagaggttttcaatggggttcaggtctggagattggcctggccatgacagggtcttgatctggtggtcctccatccacaccttgatgattgacctggctgtgtggcatggagtattgtcctgctggaaaaaaAACAACCCCTCAGAGTTGGggaacattgtcagagcagaaggaaGCAAGTTTTCTTCCAGGACAACCTTGTACGTGGCATGATTCATGAGTCCTTCACAAATATACATCTGCTCGATTCCAGCCTTGCAGAAGCACCCCCagatcctccaccaaatttcacagtgggGGTGAGACCTGTAGAGGCCTTTACAAGCCAGTGTCTCGCAACCACTGTGAAATTTTGCGGATGATCAGTGATGATTTGGGGGTGCTTCTGCAAGGctattgaacttcagttcatgaaaaaaAAACTAGCGAAGTTACGTGTTATGAAGCTCGCCACAAcagtggaatttgcggtttgccttcaagATAAAAAAGTCCCTCGTTGAAAGTGACGCAGAAGGTTACAATTAGTGGAATCgtgccatatttagactagataatgttaaacaaggttggatTGCGGACCAATGAAATGGGTCGACTCAGTATCCAAATACTTTTTTCCTCAGACTCCAACATCCACGTTGCGTTGTTTTTCCTATGGAAAATTGTTcaatacacatacagtggggcaaaaaaagtattcagtcagccaccaattgtgcaagttctcccacttaaaaagatgaggcctgtaattttcatcataggtacacttcaactatgacagacaaaatgagaaaaaaaaatccagaaaatcacattgtaggatttttaatgaatttatttgcaaattatggtggaaaataaagtatttggtcacctacaaacaagcaagatttctggctctcacagcctgtaacttcttctttaagaggctcctctgtcctccactcgttacctgtattaatggcacctgtttgaacttgttatcatgTTATCATTATCAACTTGTCATCATCATCCTGCATCACTGTCAACAAACACGTCAGTGtgttttttgacacgcaaagacccaaacgacGTTCCAcatccccaacacacacagaaaaacacacagagCCAGAGTAAAGAAAGAAGACTATTTAATCACAGAgagagtgtagtgtacacagaGAGTGTACATATTTCCATATGAATATGAGTCTAAGAGCGTAAACAAAACCACAACGCACAAATTTTCAGTAAAAGATGAGAAGTGTGGGAGGAATGTGTGTGTTAACTCATGAATTGTAAGTATTTGAAAAATCACTCTCCACATTGGGAAGCATGAGTAaagcttctcccctgtgtgtgtaaCCTCAGTCTTTCAGGTGCCCAAACTGGGTAAATATCTTTCTACACTGGGAGCATTCGTAACATTTCTCTCATGTGTGCATTCTTTCATGTGATTTCAGTTGCCGTAAACACGTAAATTTaattccacactgggagcagcggAAAGGCTTTTCCCCCGTGTGTCTTTGCTCATGATTCTTCAGGAAGCCGAATGAGGTAAaattctttccacactgggagcagtgatgTGGCTCTTCTTCtttgtgtgtcctctcatgtgaTTTCAGGTTACCTAACcggttaaaactctttccacactgggaacattggaaaggcttttcGCCTGTGTGGATTCTCTCATGTATTTTCAGGCTCCCAAactgggtaaaactctttccacactgggaacattggtaGGGCTTCTCTCCGGTGTGTGTTCTCTCATGCTCTTTCAGTTGCCTTACCCAGCTGAAACGCTTTTCACAATATAAACAGTAGTAAGGCTTTTCCCCCGTGTGTACTCTTTGATGTTCTTTCAGGTTACTTAACCGCTTAAAAGTATTACCACATTGAAGGCATTTGTGGGGCttatctcctgtgtgtattctctcatgtgatTTCAGGCAACTTAACTGTGAAcatctctttccacactgggagcattggtaaggcttctctccggtGTGAATTCTATTATGTATTTTCAGGCTCCCTAACTggataaaactctttccacactgggaacattggtagggcttctctccagtgtgtattctTTCATGCACCTTCAGTGTCCGTAACTGGGTAAAAGTCTTTCCACAGTGGGAACAGTGGTGTCGTCTTGCTGGTTCAGACGTCTCTTGCTCTGGATCTTCTGAGTCTGGTGTCTGTCCTACCAAAGACAAACCGTGTGTTTAATTTAACAGTGAGACCAGGGTCGTATTCACTCGTAACTAAAACGAAATGGTGTTCACGAATGAATACGACCCTGAATGAAACCTTCACATGATAAAAACTGTCTTCCTATTAGGTTTAATCTAAATCAGATCCTTCAATAAACCTGAGGCCAAGTTCCATAGGTGTTTTTCTGGTGCTCATTATGAAACAATGAGTCAGTCGCCAACAATCAGACAATAGAAAGGTGGAGTCAATTAGGCCTATTTCATAGGTTCTCATTGGTCAGCATTTGGCTCCTGTTCTGTCTTTCGATGTCCAAATCATTAATTAAACACAGTCCTCAATTAACACAGTCCTCAATTAACACAGTCCTCAATTAACACAGTCCTCAATTAACACAGTCCTCAATTAACACAGTCCTCGTCATATTACCAGGCATCTTTAGATCTCTTTCTAAGTTCCTGACGGAGATGTTTAACAATGGTGTTTTAGTGCGAATTGCATTTTGGCAATTTTTTTGGAAAAGGACGTCTTATGGGCTGCTTCAATACAggagttgcatgttctgttaatattAATGACCATAATCCTAATCTCAATATGATTTCTGTAATGGCCACATTCATAATTAAGTACGAAACTTCATGCATTTTGGCCCTTACAGAGTAGGAGGGCAAGTCTCAAAGAAGGCTTTTCAGTCAATCATATTTCATGGCTTTTTGAAAGAGCTCACAGAGCTTGTTTCTCCACTCACAGCTGTCCCCCAGTGTTAGTTATAACATGGATAGGCATTTTCGAAGGCAAGGCTTGGCTGAACACAAACCAAAAACATTTAAGATTGTGATTTTCATTATTACTTCAGAGAGGAAAACAACCGTTATGGATGTTACAAATGGACAGACATTCCGATCTTAAATATTTCTTGATTCAAATCTATCATAACACATTTGCTTACATTTGGCATATTTTTAAGTAGatgggcaaaacaagtgacctaagAGACTGAACGTCGTTGTCAGTGCCAGGCGGGCCTGATCCAGTGTCTCAGAaacggcctcctgggcttttcacgcctgacagtgtctagggttggaGGCAAAGGAGGATCTGAcccagtactagatgggtgtacctaataaattgGCCGGTGAGTGTCTTAATTGTTCATGTGTTCTCTAAATAAGTTTTGTCGTACAATTAAAAAGGtcaaatacactgcatttcaaacagtcaacaataatctaatgaattcagggCTTGTGAAATTATACCTAGGATAAATATAtgccttccacaaccataagtTTAAATAGTTTAACCTGCGTTTATGCAATAAACTCAATTATAGAAAAATAAATGCTACAGGAATATTTCAGAGATAGTTGATAAACACCCTTCATCTTTTTAAAACAAATAGTACTGACATATGAGACATTTTTTTcagcatatatacatatacaaataaataaatctacatatatatgagcgagaagaaagagagaagaaagaaagagagaagaaagaaagagaagaaagaaagagaagaaagaaagaaagagagagagaagaaagagagaagaaagaaagagagagagaagaaagagagaagaaagaaagagaaagagagaaacctTGATGAAAGTGCTCTTTACAGATACATTTTTAATATGATCCGATGTATGCTGCAGGTCTTACAAAAATGTTTCCTCTCcgtcaccccctcctccctctctttacaAGACTATAGAACACACAAACAAAACTCAAGACACTTCAATGTGGCCTGTACTGCTTCATTAACATCTTCTTAGCTCATACTGGAGGAAAGCGGTGAGTGGAAAAAACAAGCTCTCTAAGCCCTTTCTAAAAGCCATGAACTATGATTGGctgaacatattttttttttagactTGGCCCCCTACAAGGTAATGGTCAAAATTCAGGCAATTTCCTCCCTAAACGTTTCAAATAAAGCCTGAAATCCTAAATATAAACGTTAAAAGGGCTGATTTGGGATTTTGCCACTGagctacttccccagagtcagatgaacttgtggataacagatgaacttgtggaaaccatttgtatgtctctgtgtcctgtatgaacgaagttagaggtagttttgcaagccaattgctaactagcgttagcacaatggcTGGAAGTCTACAGGTATCTGCTAGcatatacccatagacttccagtcattttTGTTAACGCTCGTTAGCAATCTCGCAAAAAGCTTGTCCATTTCATGTAACATCCATAAAAGCtactatttgttttgtttttctccaACATGCCAATATTTAGAATTCAGATTTCCTGGGTATACACTCAAGGGTACTACagacaaacacatcaaacatttaATTTATATTTTGTATTTCAATTCTGTGAGACATTAAAGTTGTGATTTTGCGTGCAAATGTAATGTCCATAACGCTGGAATCGCCCATAACTTCAGGAGAATGACCCTTTAAAATCACATCAGTTCAACAGAAATACATATTCAGGGACATCGGTTCAACAGAAAGAGATATTCAGGGATATCGATTCAACAACTGCAGAAAAGTGCCCCCTTTTTTAAaagacagtactcactggtgttaatcagatctccattctgctcttcttcctcctccaatGTGACAGtgatctccccctcctccttcactccagaaacgtcttcctcctctttcactgTACAAACTGCACCCTCTTGTTTaacttccccctcctctttcactgaaacgtcttCCTCTTTCACGTTAACAGCCTCATCCTCTACTTCTTGCTTAACAGTGacagcctcctctcccttctcctctttcacAATAGCGTTACTCTCCGTCCTGCAGTCATCCTCTTCAGCAGAGGGGTGGTAGCTTTTTGAactcatggtcggggatgttagccagttagcattAGCCTAGTGCTACTGCTACCTTAACCAGACAGCAAGCTGACGTACATATGATATTAAAAGGGGTAACTAGTAGATACGACAGAAATGTGTTTAAAACAGAGTGGCGAATAAACACCGAAAGCGTATAAAGAGCTCAAATGTTCCTGCAACCGAGGTCGCAGTTGTGGTTGAACAAACTTCCCGTCCattagattatacgtcacacagGCAGCATTGCCTGAAAGACGCCATTAGCCATCTACTGACGagagtgggtaacgcagtttaGGAAATGAATatgtatttgatttattttcatttatttcGTAAAAGAATCATGCTAAATGAAAACGTACAAACAGAAGCATGTGTTTATCGGTGCTGGTCTTGAGTGACGGCTCCCGAGTGGtacagcgatctaaggcactcaTTCTAGACCAGCACCGAATAACATGATTATTTTACgaaataaatgaaaataaattaaaaactATGCCAAACAGAAGGGACAACCAGTGTTTTTGTCTCTAAACCGGACATGATCGGGAGTCTATAACTAAATTGGACCGTGTCTTATAATTTTCCAGactacagggcattcggaaaaagtattcagaccccttcactttttccacattttgtaacaagGTCTATACAGCCGTATTCAAAAATGGATCAAATATttctttcccctcatcaatctacacacaaaaacccataatgacatactgcaataccccataatgacatcacaataccccataatgacatcacaataacccataatgacatcacataacaatacatcatgtataatgaacagactaggtctatactgctcctacatggtgtaacaatacatcatgtatataatgacagactaggtctataaaacaggtttttagaaatgtttgatgacagatttgcacactcttggcattctctcaaccagcttcatatcATGTACCTAAACCGTACGCTAAACCAAGTTCATATCCTGTAATCATTCCTACACCTAAACCGGGTTTATATCCtgtacccaaccctaccccataatgacaaaccaggTTCATATCTTGTACCCAACCCTTCCCCTAAACCAGGTTCATATCCTGtatctaacccctaaaccaggttaatatcctTTATCCAACCTATCCaaccccctaaaccaggttcatatcctgtacccaaccctaccccaGGTTCATATCCTGTATCCAACCCCTAAACCATGTTCATATCCTGTATCcaacccctaaaccaggttcatATCCTGTATCCAACCCCTAGACCAGGTTCATATCCTGTATCCAACCCCCTACCCCAGGTTCATATCCTGTATCcaacccctaaaccaggttcaCATCCtgtacccaaccctacccctaaaccaggttaatatcctGTATCCAACCCTAAACCAGGCCCCAtaaaccaggttaatatcctgtatccaaccctaccccctaaaccaggttcatATCCTGTACCCAATCCCAAAACCCAGGTTAATATCCTGTATCcaacccctaaaccaggttcatATCCTGTATCCAACCCCTAaaccagggtagcctagtggttagagtgttggtatccaacccctaaaccaggttcatATCTGTAtccaaggttgcaagttcaaatccccgagctgacaaggtacaaatctgtcgttctgcccctgaacaggcagttaacccactgttcctatccgtcattgaaaataagaatttgttcttaactgacttgcctagtaaaataaaggttcataaaaaaaattaaaaaatccaGCCATACCCCTAAACCATGTTCATATCCTGTACCCAATCCTCCCctaaaccaggttaatatcctGTATCCAACCcctcccctaaaccaggttcCTATCCTGTATCCAATCCTAAACCAGGTTCATATCCTGTACCcaacccctaaaccaggttccTATCCTGTATCCAATCCTAAACCAGGTTCATATCCTGTACCcaacccctaaaccaggttcatAGACAACAAGAAACCATGAACTACAATGCCCCTCACCCTTGTCCAACCACAAACATGATCTGGAAACCCGGAAGATGGAACAAAGCCCTGAGCTGTCCCAAAGTTCATTGTCTCTCAGGAAAATGGATTattaaaaaataaacacaaaGACTGCATGGGGGCTTTAAAGCCACATGCTTTAAGATACATATGTAAACAGTAGATCACCTTTAACAACGTAcagctttacctagcagggtcttgtagatgacctggagcccgtGGGCTTAACAACAAATAACACTCAATTAACAACATATAGCAACTCgatttaaaaaaacacaaaaaacagaaccagagtaaaaaaaaaagacttTAATCACAGCGTGTGTGTACATAATCTACATAAAAACTGACACACTCCATATTCAATTCATGTTTtgggattaaaaaaaaaaaaaacctactCAAAATACATGTGTTTCTCCAATTTGATTTCATATGGAAATAAGAGCATAAACAAAATGAAAAAACACCAATTTTCAGTAAAAGATGAGAACAAGTGTGGGAGCAATGTGTCTGTTATGTCATGAATTGTAATTGTGTGTGAAATATCGCTCCCCACACTGGGAGCATAGGCAAGGCTTCTCCGCTGAGAGGGTAACCTCGGTCTTTCAGGTGCCTAAACTGGGTAAATATCTTTCTACACTTGAGAGCATTCATAACATTTCTCTCTCGTGTGGATTCTTTCATGTGATTTCAGTTGCCTTAACCAGGTAAATGTcattccacactgggagcagcggAAAGGCTTTGCTCATGACTCTTCAGGATGCCTGATGAGGTTAAACTATTTCCACACAGATCAGTGATGTGGCATCTCTCCTGTGTGTCCACTCATGTGATTTCAGGTTACTTAAGCGGTTAAAACgccttccacactgggagcattggtAGGGCTTCTCTCCGGTGTGTGTTCTCTCATGCTCTTTTTGTTGCCTTAACGTGCTGAAACTCTTTTCACATTGGAAACAGTGGTAAGGCTTTTCCCCTGTGTGCACTCTTTCATGTTCCTTCAGGTTACTTAGCCGCTTAAAAGTATTACCACATAGAGGGCATTTGTGAGGCTTATCTCCGGTGTGTATTATCTCATGTGATTTCAGGCAACTTAACCGTTTAcatctctttccacactgggagcattggtaaggcttttctcctgtgtgtattctattATGTATTTTCAGGCTCCCTAgctgggtaaaac
Protein-coding regions in this window:
- the LOC135532642 gene encoding zinc finger protein 239-like, translated to MSSKSYHPSAEEDDCRTESNAIVKEEKGEEAVTVKQEVEDEAVNVKEEDVSVKEEGEVKQEGAVCTVKEEEDVSGVKEEGEITVTLEEEEEQNGDLINTRQTPDSEDPEQETSEPARRHHCSHCGKTFTQLRTLKVHERIHTGEKPYQCSQCGKSFIQLGSLKIHNRIHTGEKPYQCSQCGKRCSQLSCLKSHERIHTGDKPHKCLQCGNTFKRLSNLKEHQRVHTGEKPYYCLYCEKRFSWVRQLKEHERTHTGEKPYQCSQCGKSFTQFGSLKIHERIHTGEKPFQCSQCGKSFNRLGNLKSHERTHKEEEPHHCSQCGKNFTSFGFLKNHEQRHTGEKPFRCSQCGIKFTCLRQLKSHERMHT